A part of Pararoseomonas sp. SCSIO 73927 genomic DNA contains:
- the bcsA gene encoding UDP-forming cellulose synthase catalytic subunit, which produces MTATTDRLPLLGRALRTASIVAGALAVLAVITVPLNGEQQAVLTLLGIAAFLVISRWKSRRATVLLVMLSFAITSRYLWWRVSETIEFDNPFQGFLSLGLFAAECYAGALLFLSYVQLTYPLNRKPTRLPADPAEWPSVDVYVPSYNESLEIVRPTVLACMNIDWPRDKLNVYVLDDGRRPEFRQFCEEVGCGYIIRPDNKGAKAGNINHALRHTDGEYIAIFDCDHAPTRAFLQMTAGWLVRDARLSMVQTPHYFYSPDPFERNLARSRPVPNEGLLFYGAIQPGNDLWNAAFFCGSCALIRREALMEVGGVPHQTVTEDCHCSLLMQQKGWHTAYIRLPLAAGLATERLSIHIGQRMRWARGMIQILRQENTPFAAGLTWAQRLCYFTAGFSFLFALPRIVFLTSPLAFLFFGQNIIAASPLAIIAYAGSHMFHAFGTASRLNGHNRHSFWSEIYEACMAAPLVLVTLATLWDPRKGKFNVTDKGGRLEVGYLDVRAVLPNLILLGCLVAGVVIGLYGTLTTEAGSLDFQAYLLNTLWTTLCLVPVSAAVAVGLEREQMRDRARVDVNLPAELVLSDGRRVSAHSSDISMSGARLLLDRPLGIADGDQCQVCFDLGDEKVPVHATLLHWEEGQAFLRFHIENVVDEAAMVRVFFGRPDAWVHWDHWPKDQPLRALKDVVMATKDAVFRKYRFKMTKEPSRVSKPVPVEQIRKSDVVRPKQSPQEVGLRETTAAAIGLLALLLPAVAAAQPAARTAPAPALTLTPAQARPDVAPPSFTPPPIPAPATAPAAQPAPPPAAAPQQAAPAAPPAASPAPPGSRREARLTFRDLGLTGPMRFSGVSELQGLLFGLSRDEVVTAARLTVQGGSSASLLPSLSQIAITLNEQFVGNITLDPARQAFGPLSFDIDPVNFAELNRLNFRFAGRYATECNDPLSGLLYANITDLSTLQLTIERLQPQRDLARLPEPLFDRRVLRRALTLPFVIPAETGAQGLRAAAVAASWFAVQADYRGASFPVDRAAPPTGNAVVIAAGPDAVPGLPLPRFEGPTLAMVANPTDPYGTLLVLGGRSEQDVAQAALALAAGRGGVGGDLALVSAPTLPARAPYDAPRWLPPDRPVQFGALVDRAELQGYGYAPGTIRVPLRTAPDLYTWADRGIPANINFRGPNGQAVDVAASRLDVLVSENYLRSFPLGTGERMWPLNLLSGWLLGDEAVRRGRAMVPTYLLFGREELQMRFDMRPLNRGECTAVPGDIRAAVDPDSTIDVSKAWRYARLPSLNFFASAGYPFTRMADLSGTAAVLPERPNTLEAGAFLDLIGMLAANVGLPATGLSVVFPATLQTVAGQDLLLMGTLGRQPAAATLLRDSAVSVQNDRLTIAAPDALADFRALFLDRPGSGEITRASTALAELGEGTAVLLGTESPLAAGKSVVAVLGATPAALSGVVSTLRSPEASARVQGDLVVINGGNAAGYRTAATYGVGSPPIWVLPYLWLGSSPWRVAGLMLAAALLLGLPFYWLLRRRAAMRLRARTPREH; this is translated from the coding sequence ATGACCGCCACGACCGACCGGCTGCCGCTTCTCGGGCGGGCACTCCGGACGGCCAGCATCGTCGCAGGGGCCCTCGCCGTCCTCGCCGTCATCACGGTGCCGCTGAACGGGGAGCAGCAGGCGGTTCTCACCCTGCTGGGGATCGCGGCCTTCCTGGTGATCAGCCGCTGGAAGTCCCGCCGCGCCACGGTGCTGCTGGTGATGCTCTCCTTCGCCATCACCTCCCGCTACCTCTGGTGGCGGGTGAGCGAGACGATCGAGTTCGACAACCCTTTCCAGGGCTTCCTCTCCCTCGGGCTTTTCGCGGCGGAGTGCTACGCGGGCGCGCTGCTCTTCCTCTCCTACGTGCAGCTCACCTACCCGCTGAACCGCAAGCCCACGCGGCTTCCCGCCGACCCGGCGGAGTGGCCGAGCGTGGACGTCTACGTGCCGAGCTACAACGAGAGCCTGGAAATCGTGCGGCCGACCGTGCTGGCCTGCATGAACATCGACTGGCCGCGGGACAAGCTGAACGTCTACGTGCTGGACGATGGCCGCCGCCCGGAGTTCCGCCAGTTCTGCGAGGAGGTGGGCTGCGGCTACATCATCCGCCCGGACAACAAGGGCGCCAAGGCCGGCAACATCAACCACGCGCTGCGCCACACGGATGGCGAGTACATCGCCATCTTCGACTGCGACCACGCCCCCACCCGCGCCTTCCTGCAGATGACGGCCGGGTGGCTGGTGCGGGACGCGCGCCTGTCGATGGTGCAGACCCCGCACTACTTCTACTCGCCCGACCCCTTCGAGCGGAACCTCGCGCGCAGCCGCCCCGTGCCGAACGAGGGCTTGCTCTTCTACGGCGCCATCCAGCCCGGCAACGACCTGTGGAACGCCGCCTTTTTCTGCGGCTCCTGCGCGCTCATCCGCCGCGAGGCGCTGATGGAGGTGGGCGGCGTGCCGCACCAGACGGTGACGGAGGACTGCCACTGCTCCCTGCTCATGCAGCAGAAGGGCTGGCACACCGCCTATATCCGCCTGCCGCTGGCCGCCGGTCTGGCGACGGAGCGCCTGTCCATCCACATCGGCCAGCGCATGCGCTGGGCGCGCGGCATGATCCAGATCCTCCGGCAGGAGAACACGCCCTTCGCCGCCGGCCTCACCTGGGCGCAGCGGCTCTGCTACTTTACCGCGGGCTTCTCCTTCCTCTTCGCGCTCCCGCGCATCGTCTTCCTCACCTCGCCGCTCGCCTTCCTCTTCTTCGGGCAGAACATCATCGCGGCCTCGCCGCTCGCGATCATCGCCTATGCGGGCAGCCACATGTTCCACGCCTTCGGCACGGCCTCCCGCCTCAACGGGCACAACCGCCACTCCTTCTGGTCCGAGATCTACGAGGCCTGCATGGCGGCGCCGCTCGTCCTCGTCACGCTCGCGACGCTCTGGGACCCGCGCAAGGGCAAGTTCAACGTGACGGACAAGGGCGGGCGGCTGGAGGTGGGCTACCTCGACGTGCGCGCGGTGCTGCCGAACCTCATCCTGCTCGGCTGCCTCGTCGCCGGCGTCGTCATCGGCCTCTACGGCACGCTGACGACGGAGGCGGGATCGCTGGACTTCCAGGCCTACCTGCTGAACACGCTCTGGACCACCCTCTGCCTCGTCCCCGTCTCCGCCGCCGTCGCGGTAGGGCTGGAGCGGGAGCAGATGCGCGACCGCGCCCGCGTGGACGTGAACCTGCCCGCCGAGCTGGTCCTCTCCGACGGGCGCCGCGTCTCCGCCCACTCCTCCGACATCTCCATGTCCGGCGCGCGCCTCCTGCTGGACCGCCCGCTGGGCATCGCGGATGGCGACCAGTGCCAGGTCTGCTTCGACCTCGGCGACGAGAAGGTGCCGGTGCACGCCACCCTCCTGCACTGGGAGGAGGGCCAGGCCTTCCTGCGCTTCCACATCGAGAACGTGGTCGACGAGGCCGCGATGGTCCGCGTGTTCTTCGGCCGCCCGGACGCCTGGGTGCACTGGGACCACTGGCCGAAGGACCAGCCCCTGCGCGCCCTGAAGGACGTGGTGATGGCCACGAAGGACGCCGTGTTCCGCAAGTACCGCTTCAAGATGACGAAAGAGCCCAGCCGCGTGAGCAAGCCCGTGCCGGTCGAACAGATCCGCAAGTCCGACGTGGTGCGGCCGAAGCAGTCGCCGCAGGAAGTCGGCCTGCGCGAGACCACGGCGGCCGCCATCGGCCTCCTGGCGCTGCTGCTGCCGGCGGTGGCGGCCGCCCAACCCGCCGCGCGCACGGCGCCCGCCCCGGCACTCACCCTGACCCCTGCGCAGGCCCGGCCTGACGTGGCGCCGCCGAGCTTCACCCCGCCGCCCATTCCCGCCCCCGCGACGGCCCCGGCCGCCCAGCCGGCGCCTCCGCCCGCCGCGGCACCCCAGCAGGCCGCGCCCGCGGCCCCCCCCGCCGCTTCCCCGGCGCCGCCGGGATCCCGGCGCGAGGCGCGGCTGACCTTCCGCGACCTCGGCCTGACCGGCCCGATGCGCTTCAGCGGCGTCTCCGAGCTCCAGGGCCTCCTCTTCGGTCTCTCGCGGGACGAGGTGGTGACGGCGGCGCGCCTCACCGTGCAGGGCGGGTCCTCGGCCTCCCTCCTCCCCTCGCTCAGTCAGATCGCGATCACGCTGAACGAGCAGTTCGTGGGCAACATCACGCTCGACCCCGCGCGCCAGGCCTTCGGCCCGCTCTCCTTCGACATCGACCCCGTGAACTTCGCGGAGTTGAACCGGCTGAACTTCCGCTTCGCCGGCCGCTACGCGACGGAGTGCAACGACCCGCTCTCCGGCCTGCTCTACGCCAACATCACCGACCTCTCGACGCTGCAGCTGACGATTGAGCGCCTGCAGCCGCAGCGCGACCTGGCCCGCCTGCCCGAGCCGCTCTTCGACCGCCGCGTCCTGCGCCGCGCCCTGACCCTGCCCTTCGTCATCCCGGCCGAGACCGGCGCGCAGGGGCTGCGCGCCGCGGCCGTCGCCGCCTCCTGGTTCGCGGTGCAGGCCGATTACCGCGGCGCCAGCTTCCCCGTGGACCGCGCCGCGCCGCCCACGGGCAACGCCGTGGTGATCGCCGCGGGGCCGGATGCGGTGCCCGGCCTTCCCCTGCCGCGCTTCGAGGGCCCGACCCTCGCCATGGTCGCCAACCCCACCGACCCCTATGGCACGCTGCTCGTCCTCGGCGGCCGGTCGGAGCAGGATGTGGCGCAGGCCGCCCTGGCCCTGGCTGCCGGGCGCGGCGGCGTCGGTGGCGACCTCGCCCTCGTCTCCGCCCCCACCCTGCCGGCCCGCGCGCCCTACGACGCGCCGCGCTGGCTGCCGCCGGACCGCCCCGTGCAGTTCGGCGCCCTCGTCGACCGCGCGGAGCTGCAGGGCTACGGCTACGCCCCCGGCACCATCCGCGTGCCGCTGCGCACCGCACCGGACCTCTACACCTGGGCGGACCGCGGCATCCCCGCCAACATCAACTTCCGCGGGCCGAACGGGCAAGCGGTGGACGTGGCGGCGTCGCGCCTCGACGTGCTCGTCTCCGAGAACTACCTCCGCTCCTTCCCGCTCGGCACCGGGGAGCGGATGTGGCCGCTGAACCTCCTCAGCGGCTGGCTGCTGGGCGACGAGGCCGTGCGCCGCGGCCGGGCGATGGTCCCGACCTACCTACTCTTCGGGCGGGAGGAGCTGCAGATGCGCTTCGACATGCGCCCGCTAAACCGCGGCGAGTGCACGGCCGTGCCCGGCGACATCCGCGCCGCCGTCGATCCCGACAGCACGATCGACGTGTCCAAGGCCTGGCGCTACGCGCGCCTGCCGAGCCTCAACTTCTTCGCCTCCGCGGGCTACCCCTTCACCCGCATGGCCGATCTCTCCGGCACGGCCGCCGTCCTGCCGGAGCGGCCGAACACGCTGGAGGCCGGCGCCTTCCTCGACCTGATCGGGATGCTGGCCGCGAATGTCGGGCTGCCCGCCACCGGGCTGAGCGTCGTCTTCCCCGCCACGCTGCAGACGGTGGCCGGGCAGGACCTGCTGCTGATGGGCACGCTGGGCCGCCAGCCCGCCGCTGCCACCCTGCTGCGGGACAGCGCGGTGTCCGTGCAGAACGACCGGCTGACGATCGCAGCACCCGATGCCCTGGCCGATTTCCGCGCCCTCTTCCTGGACCGCCCGGGCTCCGGCGAGATCACCCGCGCCTCCACCGCCCTCGCCGAACTCGGCGAGGGCACGGCGGTACTGCTGGGCACGGAGAGCCCGCTGGCGGCCGGCAAGTCCGTGGTGGCCGTGCTGGGCGCGACGCCCGCGGCGCTCTCCGGCGTGGTCTCCACGCTCCGCAGCCCGGAGGCCTCCGCGCGGGTGCAGGGCGACCTCGTCGTCATCAACGGGGGCAACGCCGCGGGCTACCGCACCGCGGCCACCTACGGCGTGGGCAGCCCGCCGATCTGGGTTCTTCCCTACCTCTGGCTGGGAAGCAGCCCCTGGCGGGTGGCCGGGCTGATGCTGGCGGCCGCGCTGCTGCTCGGCCTGCCCTTCTACTGGCTGCTGCGCCGCCGGGCCGCGATGCGCCTGCGGGCCCGCACACCGAGGGAGCACTGA
- a CDS encoding cellulose synthase operon protein YhjQ/BcsQ yields the protein MPLIAFVSPKGGVGKTTIAANVAALLAARGHEVMGLDLDPQNALRLHLGMPVRDEAGFVSEVGSGLAWRAALRHTPYGVSLLPHGEVEPRRALELTRLLMDRPEALAEPVREMLADPHRLLIVDSPPGPSPALSAIMPLIDLSAVVLLADGGSASLIPQIADGRFLGRGTLAVRAAERALLVLNQVELDAPLSTAVLDCAQAVMGARLVGVVARDPGVAEALADRRLPVEVPGSRAAEDLSLLAEGILARLALPPAAPAGGHSVLTHWGLRR from the coding sequence GTGCCGCTCATCGCCTTCGTGTCGCCCAAGGGGGGCGTCGGGAAGACCACCATCGCCGCGAACGTCGCCGCCCTCCTCGCGGCGCGAGGGCACGAGGTCATGGGCCTGGACCTCGATCCGCAGAACGCGCTGCGCCTCCACCTCGGCATGCCCGTGCGGGACGAGGCGGGATTCGTGTCGGAGGTCGGCAGCGGCCTCGCCTGGCGCGCCGCGCTCCGCCACACGCCCTACGGGGTCTCCCTGCTGCCGCACGGCGAGGTGGAGCCGCGCCGCGCGCTGGAGCTGACGCGCCTGCTGATGGACCGGCCGGAGGCGCTGGCCGAGCCGGTGCGCGAAATGCTGGCGGACCCGCACCGCCTGCTGATCGTGGACAGCCCGCCCGGCCCATCCCCCGCGCTCTCGGCCATCATGCCGCTGATCGACCTCTCCGCCGTCGTGCTGCTGGCCGATGGCGGCAGCGCCTCCCTCATCCCCCAGATCGCCGATGGCCGCTTCCTCGGCCGCGGCACCCTGGCGGTGCGGGCGGCGGAGCGCGCCCTGCTCGTGCTGAACCAGGTGGAGCTGGACGCGCCGCTCTCCACCGCCGTGCTGGACTGCGCGCAGGCCGTGATGGGCGCGCGGCTCGTCGGCGTGGTCGCCCGCGATCCCGGCGTGGCCGAGGCGCTGGCCGACCGCCGCCTGCCAGTGGAGGTCCCGGGCAGCCGGGCCGCCGAGGACCTCTCTCTCCTGGCCGAGGGCATCCTCGCCCGCCTGGCCCTTCCGCCCGCGGCGCCCGCGGGCGGGCACTCCGTCCTGACCCATTGGGGGTTGCGTCGATGA